The genomic segment GTTGAGGACTTGTCCAGCTGTAAAAATTTAtgccagtttattttttttttccaccccagGTCTGGACTGCCTGAAACATTTCATAGTGACCAGCCCTCCTTGCTAACGTGACCTAAAGCTGCTCCTTCGCCCCTGTCCTCAGTGACTTTAACCAGGAGTGGAGGGGTGGGTACAGTCGTCTGTCAATGCTGCCCTTGCCGGGATCTGAGGAACAGTGGCAGCcatgcccccccccgccccagccaccCCTCGTCCCCCACGCTGACCTGCATGGTGTGGATGCCCTGGGGACCACAAAAGACTGACTGGCTGACCCGGCTTCGGACCCCCAACAGCTCCCCCCAAGATGTCGCTCGAGTGGCTGGTGGCCTGGGGCTGGTCACTGGATGGCCTGAGGGACTGCATCGCCACCGGCATCCAGTCTGTGCGGGACTGCGACACCACGGCTGTGGTCACTGTGGCCTGCCTGCTGGTCCTGTTCGTGTGGTACTGTTACCACGTGGGCAGGGAACAGCCCCGGCCCTACGTCTCGGTCAACGCCCTGATGCAGGGCCCTGATGCCAATGGGCTGCAGAATGGCTTCGTGTACTGCCAGTCCCCCGAGTGCGTGCGTTGCAGCCACAATGGGGGCCTCAACCAGAAGCTCTACCACAACCTGCAGGAGTATGCCAAGCGCTATTCCTGGTCTGGCATGGGCCGCATCCACAAGGGCATCCGCGAGCAGGGCCGCTACCTCAACAGCCGGCCCTCCATCCAGAAGCCCGAGGTCTTCTTCCTCCCCGACCTCCCCACCACGCCCTACTTCTCCCGGGATGCACAGAAGCACGACGTGGAGCTGCTGGAGCGCAACTTCCAGACCATCCTGTGCGAGTTTGAGACCCTGTACAAAGCCTTCTCAAACTGCAGCCTCCCGCAGGGATGGAAAATGAACAGCACCCCCAGTGGGGAGTGGGTCACCTTTTACTTGGTCAATCAGGGGGTTTGCGTCCCCCGGAACTGCAGGAAGTGCCCACGGACGTACCGCTTGCTGGGAAGCCTTCGGACCTGTATTGGGAACAATGTTTTTGGGAACGCGTGCATCTCTGTGCTGAGCCCCGGCACCGTGATAACGGAGCACTACGGACCCACCAACATCCGCATCCGATGCCATTTAGGTATGTCGCAGGGGCGGGGTCTCCAGGCACGCGCTGTTCCAAGTAGCGCC from the Phacochoerus africanus isolate WHEZ1 chromosome 15, ROS_Pafr_v1, whole genome shotgun sequence genome contains:
- the ASPHD2 gene encoding LOW QUALITY PROTEIN: aspartate beta-hydroxylase domain-containing protein 2 (The sequence of the model RefSeq protein was modified relative to this genomic sequence to represent the inferred CDS: inserted 2 bases in 1 codon) encodes the protein MVWMPWGPQKTDWLTRLRTPNSSXPKMSLEWLVAWGWSLDGLRDCIATGIQSVRDCDTTAVVTVACLLVLFVWYCYHVGREQPRPYVSVNALMQGPDANGLQNGFVYCQSPECVRCSHNGGLNQKLYHNLQEYAKRYSWSGMGRIHKGIREQGRYLNSRPSIQKPEVFFLPDLPTTPYFSRDAQKHDVELLERNFQTILCEFETLYKAFSNCSLPQGWKMNSTPSGEWVTFYLVNQGVCVPRNCRKCPRTYRLLGSLRTCIGNNVFGNACISVLSPGTVITEHYGPTNIRIRCHLGLKTPGGCELVVGGEPQCWAEGRCLLFDDSFLHTAFHEGSAEDGPRVVFMVDLWHPNVAAAERQALDFIFAPGR